A window of the Hordeum vulgare subsp. vulgare chromosome 5H, MorexV3_pseudomolecules_assembly, whole genome shotgun sequence genome harbors these coding sequences:
- the LOC123398306 gene encoding PRA1 family protein B6-like: MRNSASAPPAAAMYGSYPAPPASSAGYAKIPTYPPPPSSYPNPSPVPPAAPAPIQDPTAPPSSLAKAAELVTRFREQGQALIAARRPWAEVFRSPAFSKPPNVGEAVSRMRRNTAYFRANYALAVLAVVAASLFWHPGTLFALLALCAAWFFLYFARPAEGGQPLRIFGTEFDDGTVLALLSGVTVIAMLFTDVGWNVVGSAMIGVALVGAHAALRSTDDLFLTEQEAAGNGLVAAGFSAAGPILPTYVRIG; this comes from the coding sequence ATGCGCAACTCCGCCTCGGCCCCTCCGGCCGCCGCCATGTACGGCTCCTACCCCGCGCCCCCCGCCTCCTCCGCCGGCTACGCCAAGATCCCCACCtacccgccgccgccctcctcctacCCCAACCCCAGCCCCGTCCCGCCCGCGGCCCCGGCCCCGATCCAGGACCCCacggcgccgccctcctcgctcgCCAAGGCGGCCGAGCTCGTCACGCGGTTCCGGGAGCAGGGCCAGGCCCtcatcgccgcgcgccgcccctggGCCGAGGTCTTCCGCTCGCCGGCCTTCTCCAAGCCGCCCAACGTCGGGGAGGCCGTCTCCCGGATGCGCCGCAACACGGCCTACTTCCGCGCCAACTACGCTCTGGccgtcctcgccgtcgtcgccgcctcccTCTTCTGGCACCCGGGCACCCTCTTCGCGCTCCTCGCGCTCTGCGCCGCCTGGTTCTTCCTCTACTTCGCGCGCCCCGCCGAGGGCGGCCAGCCGCTCCGGATCTTCGGCACCGAGTTCGACGACGGCACCGTCCTCGCCTTGCTCTCCGGGGTCACCGTCATCGCCATGCTCTTCACGGACGTCGGATGGAACGTTGTCGGCTCGGCCATGATCGGGGTCGCCCTCGTGGGCGCCCACGCCGCGCTCAGGTCCACCGACGACCTGTTTTTGACCGAGCAGGAGGCCGCCGGCAACGGGCTGGTGGCCGCCGGCTTCAGTGCTGCTGGACCCATCTTGCCCACTTATGTCCGCATTGGTTGA
- the LOC123397133 gene encoding E3 ubiquitin protein ligase DRIP1-like — translation MVAGGGETGNAPGVARVLRAALAPRLTCPLCKGYFRDANAFKQCGHTFCLECIMKKIDEEEIETCPVCDDALGIAPEEKLRADESIQAIRDSVFPHETEVDASEPPTITLPATIEERSISNFVETPKMAPKSTKMTISANKNKNSADISKNGKNHETIGKEELYKPLRSLIGSSAKKSKKSSSCISKNKATTEHSSRESTEEDSHDRITTPVWFSLLTAPKQAKAKRLPQIENNFYRIKDGTMQVSSILKLLIKKLELASDAKVEILCHDKSVCPSTTLQGLLKRWLSCKPKDKVQRPVGAPADEFVMELHYRQCLGSKYLCSAKKITSLICHCST, via the exons CCGCGCTTGACGTGCCCGCTCTGCAAGGGCTACTTCCGGGATGCCAACGCCTTCAAGCAGTGCGGCCACACAT TTTGCTTGGAGTGTATCATGAAAAAAATAGATGAGGAGGAGATCGAAACCTGTCCTGTATGCGATGATGCTCTTGGGATTGCTCCTGAAGAAAAACTCAG GGCTGATGAAAGCATTCAAGCTATCAGGGACAGTGTGTTTCCACATGAGACAGAAGTTGATGCTTCTGAGCCTCCAACTATTACATTGCCAGCGACGATAGAAGAGAGGTCCATTTCGAACTTTGTTGAAACCCCAAAGATGGCACCAAAATCAACCAAGATGACAATATCTGCAAATAAAAATAAG AATAGTGCAGATATTTCTAAAAATGGAAAGAATCATGAGACTATTGGCAAGGAAGAGCTTTACAAGCCCTTACGTAGTTTAATCGGTTCAAGTGCGAAGAAATCTAAAAAATCAAGTTCTTGTATTAGCAAAAATAAAGCAACCACAGAGCATAGTTCGAGGGAAAGCACAGAAGAAGACTCGCATGATAGAATAACTACCCCAGTCTGGTTTTCACTACTGACTGCACCAAAACA ggCAAAAGCTAAACGGCTGCCTCAGATAGAAAACAATTTCTACAGAATTAA AGATGGAACTATGCAGGTCTCCTCCATCCTGAAGCTCCTTATTAAAAAACTTGAACTAGCAAGTGATGCTAAG GTGGAGATCTTATGCCATGACAAATCGGTCTGCCCCTCGACGACATTGCAGGGCCTCCTCAAGCGATGGTTGAGCTGCAAACCGAAGGACAAGGTCCAAAGGCCGGTGGGGGCTCCAGCGGATGAGTTCGTTATGGAGCTGCACTACCGGCAGTGCCTGGGGTCCAAGTATCTCTGCTCCGCGAAGAAGATAACCTCCCTGATATGCCATTGCAGCACCTAA